From Medicago truncatula cultivar Jemalong A17 chromosome 7, MtrunA17r5.0-ANR, whole genome shotgun sequence, a single genomic window includes:
- the LOC11429018 gene encoding protein DETOXIFICATION 21: protein MSSIVEEVEMGSEELNKNLLQHQNPSEEDEESLRKRVWEESKKLWIVAGPAIFNRFSTFGIMVVAQSFIGHIGSTELAAYALVMTVLVRFANGILLGMASALETLCGQAYGAKQYEMLGVYLQRSWIVIFLTSILLLPIYIFTKPILVALGQDENIAQVAGSISIWSIGIVFAFSASFTCQMFLQAQSKNKIIAYLAAVSISIHVFMSWLLTVRFKFGLNGAMTSILLAYWIPNLGQLVFIMTKCPDTWKGFSFLAFKDLWPVIKLSLSSGAMLCLEIWYNTVLILLTGNMENAEISIDALAICLNINGWEMMIALGFFAAASVRVSNELGRGSSKAAKFSIVITVLTSFSIGFVLFLIFLFLKGRLAYIFTPNPDVANAVGDLSPLLSFSILMNSVQPVLSGVSVGAGWQSVVAYVNIGCYYLIGIPIGVVLGNILHLQVKGVWIGMLFGTFVQTIMLITITFKTDWDKQVEIARNRVNKWAVVENDESNNT from the exons ATGAG CTCCATAGTAGAAGAAGTGGAAATGGGATCAGAAGAGCTAAACAAGAACCTTTTACAGCATCAAAACCCTTCAGAGGAGGATGAAGAGTCCCTAAGGAAAAGGGTATGGGAAGAAAGCAAGAAGCTGTGGATAGTAGCAGGTCCTGCCATATTCAATAGGTTTTCAACATTTGGTATCATGGTAGTTGCTCAATCCTTCATTGGTCATATTGGTTCAACCGAATTAGCTGCTTATGCCCTTGTTATGACTGTCCTAGTCAGGTTTGCAAATGGTATTCTG TTGGGTATGGCAAGTGCATTAGAAACACTATGTGGACAAGCATATGGAGCAAAACAATATGAAATGCTTGGAGTGTATCTTCAAAGATCATGGATAGTTATATTCTTAACctcaattcttcttcttccaatttACATTTTTACCAAACCAATTTTAGTGGCACTTGGCCAAGATGAAAATATTGCACAAGTTGCTGGAAGCATTTCAATATGGTCAATAGGTATTGTATTTGCTTTCTCTGCATCATTTACTTGCCAAATGTTCCTACAAGCACAGAGCAAGAACAAGATTATTGCTTACCTTGCAGcagtttcaatttcaatacatGTTTTTATGTCATGGCTTTTAACTGTGAGGTTCAAGTTTGGCCTTAATGGTGCAATGACATCAATCCTTTTGGCTTATTGGATACCCAATTTGGGTCAGCTTGTTTTTATCATGACCAAATGTCCTGATACATGGAAGGGTTTTTCATTTTTGGCCTTCAAAGATCTTTGGCCTGTTATCAAGCTTTCTTTGTCTTCTGGAGCTATGTTATG TCTTGAAATATGGTACAACACAGTTTTGATTCTTCTAACAGGGAACATGGAAAATGCTGAGATTTCCATTGATGCTCTTGCTATATG CCTCAACATCAATGGGTGGGAAATGATGATAGCCCTTGGTTTCTTTGCTGCAGCTAG TGTTAGGGTGTCAAATGAACTAGGCAGAGGGAGTTCCAAGGCAGCAAAATTCTCCATTGTGATAACAGTGCTCACATCATTTTCCATTGGATTTGTGCTGTTCTTGATCTTTCTATTCCTAAAAGGAAGACTTGCTTACATTTTCACCCCTAATCCAGATGTGGCAAATGCAGTTGGAGATCTATCACCTTTGTTATCATTCTCCATATTAATGAACAGTGTCCAGCCTGTGCTTTCTG GTGTTTCTGTTGGAGCTGGGTGGCAAAGTGTTGTAGCATATGTAAACATAGGCTGCTATTACCTGATTGGTATTCCTATTGGAGTGGTGCTTGGTAATATTCTCCATTTGCAAGTTAAG GGTGTTTGGATTGGAATGTTGTTTGGAACATTTGTTCAAACCATAATGCTTATCACAATCACATTTAAGACTGACTGGGACAAGCAG GTTGAGATTGCACGAAATCGTGTTAATAAATGGGCTGTAGTGGAGAATGATGAATCAAACAACACATGA